In Streptomyces sannanensis, the DNA window GACCTGACCGAGCTGGACTCCTGGGACGCCACCGGGCTCGGGGTCATCATGGGCGCACACCGGCGGGCCGGACGCTCCGGCCGCCGGCTCGTCCTGCGCGGGGTGCCGCCGCAGATGCAACGGCTGCTGGTGGCGACCCGGCTGCACCGGATCCTGTCCATCGAGGGCGGGATCGCCGCGGACGCGCTGCCGCGCGTGTGAACACACCGGT includes these proteins:
- a CDS encoding STAS domain-containing protein yields the protein MHIRGDHTELVVGGRLDVRSAADARTVLHSALDEGVGDLVLDLTELDSWDATGLGVIMGAHRRAGRSGRRLVLRGVPPQMQRLLVATRLHRILSIEGGIAADALPRV